A single window of Intrasporangium calvum DSM 43043 DNA harbors:
- a CDS encoding gluconokinase translates to MTRQVVIGIDVGTTAAKVVGFEVLDPREPGGPGDRVSPGDPGGQRAPGVPPGRWTAQQEYPLVRPQSGWRVQDVEVVLDAMLRSLADVVAQLDGAEVVAVSVSSAMHGLVGLDAAHRPLTPLVTWADARARETARELRATPLAASLHQRSGTPVHSMSPLTKLRWFSRHEPELTRTARSWVGLKDVVLLALTGRLVTELSSASGTGLLSIAHRTWDAEALDLAGVRLDQLPQILSTTASLPLSRDAAGRVGLPVGTPVVLGAGDGPLGNLGTGAIRPGVAGLSLGTSGALRLVVDGPRSDPSGRLFCYALTDEAWVVGTAISNGGAVVRWAGSVFAADRPGSAPDASATPVGDAEVLALAEQVEPGSDGLVMLPFLLAERGPLWDADLRGAFLGIRQHHTRGHFVRAAVEGVAFQLATVLDGLDDVTPVSAIRATGGVFRSPLWREVLAGALARPLVVTGGAEGSALGAAALGLIGIHASDGLEPALERLAPGLVDGPGHGPGHHDATVVAPEASSAAYRIARASVVARLHELARAAELLS, encoded by the coding sequence ATGACCCGGCAGGTGGTCATCGGCATCGACGTCGGCACCACGGCGGCCAAGGTCGTCGGTTTCGAGGTCCTCGACCCACGCGAGCCCGGTGGTCCGGGCGACCGGGTAAGTCCGGGCGACCCCGGTGGGCAGCGGGCGCCTGGTGTGCCCCCAGGGCGGTGGACGGCCCAGCAGGAGTACCCGCTGGTCCGGCCGCAGTCCGGCTGGCGGGTCCAGGACGTCGAGGTCGTCCTCGACGCGATGCTGCGCTCCCTCGCCGACGTCGTCGCACAGCTCGACGGCGCTGAGGTCGTCGCGGTGTCGGTGAGCTCAGCCATGCACGGGCTGGTCGGCCTCGACGCCGCGCACCGGCCGCTCACCCCGCTCGTCACCTGGGCTGACGCCCGGGCCCGGGAGACGGCTCGTGAGCTGCGCGCCACCCCCTTGGCCGCGTCCCTGCACCAGCGCAGTGGGACCCCGGTCCACTCGATGTCGCCGCTGACCAAGCTGCGGTGGTTCTCCCGTCACGAGCCGGAGCTGACCCGCACCGCCCGGTCGTGGGTCGGGCTCAAGGACGTGGTTCTCCTCGCCCTGACCGGGCGGCTCGTCACCGAGCTCTCGTCGGCGAGCGGGACCGGGCTGCTGTCCATCGCCCACCGGACCTGGGACGCCGAGGCACTCGACCTCGCGGGGGTGCGCCTGGACCAGCTCCCGCAGATCCTCTCGACGACTGCCAGCCTGCCCCTCTCCCGGGACGCCGCCGGGCGAGTGGGCCTGCCCGTAGGCACGCCCGTCGTGCTCGGCGCCGGCGACGGGCCCTTGGGCAACCTCGGCACGGGCGCGATCAGACCCGGGGTTGCCGGTCTGTCGCTCGGCACGAGCGGCGCCCTCCGGCTCGTCGTCGACGGCCCCCGCAGCGACCCGTCGGGCCGGCTCTTCTGCTATGCGCTGACCGACGAGGCCTGGGTCGTCGGCACGGCGATCAGCAACGGCGGCGCCGTCGTCCGGTGGGCCGGCTCCGTGTTCGCGGCGGACCGTCCCGGCTCCGCACCCGACGCGTCGGCCACCCCCGTCGGTGACGCCGAGGTCCTCGCCCTCGCCGAGCAGGTCGAGCCCGGCAGTGACGGGCTCGTCATGCTGCCCTTCCTCCTCGCCGAGCGCGGGCCGCTCTGGGACGCCGACCTGCGGGGCGCCTTCCTCGGCATCCGGCAGCACCACACCCGCGGTCACTTCGTCCGCGCCGCCGTCGAGGGGGTCGCGTTCCAGCTCGCCACGGTCCTCGACGGGTTGGACGACGTCACCCCGGTGAGCGCGATCCGGGCCACCGGCGGCGTCTTCCGCAGCCCGCTCTGGCGAGAGGTCCTCGCCGGCGCCCTCGCCCGCCCGCTCGTCGTCACCGGAGGGGCCGAGGGGTCGGCGCTCGGTGCAGCGGCCCTCGGCCTCATCGGGATCCACGCGAGCGACGGGCTCGAGCCGGCCCTGGAGCGGCTCGCCCCGGGGCTCGTCGACGGCCCAGGCCACGGCCCAGGCCACCACGACGCGACGGTGGTGGCCCCGGAAGCGAGCTCAGCGGCATACCGCATCGCGCGTGCCTCGGTCGTCGCCCGACTGCACGAGCTGGCCCGGGCCGCCGAGCTGCTGTCCTGA